DNA from Salinispora arenicola:
CACTGCGCCCGAAGCGCGCAGGGGACCGAGGGCGCCCAGATTCGCGACGCGGTGGGCGCCCGGCCAGCCCTGAGGGGGTAGGGCGGCAGGGCCTGGCCGGCCGTGGTGGTCGTCGGCCACTCGCCGTTAGCGAGCGGTAAGGACACACCGCGGCGTACCGCGACTACCATCCGGGCATGCCCACCACCACCCGGTCAATCCCGATCGCACTGACCATCGTCCTGGCACTGACCGCCTGCGGTGGCTCTGGGGACGAATCCGCGAGTGCCGACCCCACCACGGCCCCGACGACCGCGAGCGCGCCCACAGCCCCGGCCGAGAGCCCGACCAGCGGGTCCGCACCCGCGGTGCCGCAGACCCTCGACTTCACCGCCCGCACCATCGACGGTGAGACGTTCACCGGGGCCAGCCTCGTCGGCAAGCCAGCCGTGCTCTGGTTCTGGGCCGCCTGGTGCACCCGGTGTCGGGGCGCGGCCGAGTCGGTGGCGGCCGTGCAGCGGGACAACGCCGCCCGGGTGAACCTGGTCGGGGTGGCCGGGCTCGGCAGCGGCGACGAGGCGATGCGCCGATTCGCCCAGGACACCGGCATCCAGGACTTCCCGCACCTGGCCGACGACGCGGGCGAGGTGTGGCGGCGATTCGACGTCGTCTCCCAGGAACACTACGTATTGCTGGACTCCGCCGGCGACGTCGTCCACAACGGGCCCCTGTCCCAGACCGACCTACGCCGGCGGGTCGCGGAGCTGACCTGAGATGGTCGACACGCCCTACGGTCTCGCGCTCGGCGCCGGTCTGCTCGCCGCCGTCAACCCGTGCGGCTTCGCGCTGCTACCCGCGTACCTGTCGATGCTGGTGCTGGGCGACGGCCCGGCCGACGGCCGCGGGCCGCTCGCGCCGGTGGGCCGGGCGTTGGCCCTGACCGTCGCGATGACCCTCGGCTTCGTCGCGGTCTTCGGTGGGTTCGGACTCCTCGCCGGCCCCGCCGCCGACGCCCTGGCCAGCCGCCTGCCCTGGGTGTCGGTCGCGATCGGGCTCGCCCTGGTAGCCACCGGTGGCTGGCTCGTCGCGGGCCGGGCGCTCCCGGCCTTCACCCCGCTGATGGCCGGCGGCCCGAAGGTCCGACGCAGTTTCGGCTCGATGTTCCTCTTCGGCGCCGCCTACGCGATCGCCTCCCTCGGCTGCACCATCGGCCCGTTCCTGGCCGTGGTCGTCGCCGGGTTCCGGGCCGGCAGCCCGCTCGCCGGAGTCGGACTCTTCGTCGCGTACGCGGTCGGGATGGGCCTGGTGGTCGGCGCCGCAGCGCTCGCGGTCGCCCTGGCCCGGGAGTCCCTGGTCCGGCGCA
Protein-coding regions in this window:
- a CDS encoding redoxin domain-containing protein: MPTTTRSIPIALTIVLALTACGGSGDESASADPTTAPTTASAPTAPAESPTSGSAPAVPQTLDFTARTIDGETFTGASLVGKPAVLWFWAAWCTRCRGAAESVAAVQRDNAARVNLVGVAGLGSGDEAMRRFAQDTGIQDFPHLADDAGEVWRRFDVVSQEHYVLLDSAGDVVHNGPLSQTDLRRRVAELT
- a CDS encoding cytochrome c biogenesis CcdA family protein yields the protein MVDTPYGLALGAGLLAAVNPCGFALLPAYLSMLVLGDGPADGRGPLAPVGRALALTVAMTLGFVAVFGGFGLLAGPAADALASRLPWVSVAIGLALVATGGWLVAGRALPAFTPLMAGGPKVRRSFGSMFLFGAAYAIASLGCTIGPFLAVVVAGFRAGSPLAGVGLFVAYAVGMGLVVGAAALAVALARESLVRRTRRAAPLLGRLAGLLLVLTGGYVAWYGWYEIRLFAGGDADDPVIEAAGRAQTAISGWVNDLGPWTIGAAVAALLAVAVAGTLVRRRRAAARRSTPTNSRLPSQDAARR